The DNA segment GACTTTTTCCTTTAAATCATAGGAATAACTGTCCTTACCTCTTAAGAAAGCCACGTTTTTATGACCGCATTCTAATAAGTAGTTAAGAGCATCGTAGGTTCCCATCTCTTGGTCATTCAAAACAAAGTGGCATTTAATACCTTTGGAATAACCATTGATGACTACCAGTGGTATTTTCTTTGTTACTTCTTCTAAATAACCGTTTTTGATATTCTCATTACGTGGGTCAATGATAATGATCCCATCCACTTGGCGATCCATAAGGGTTGTAATAATTTTACGTTCTTCCTTAGCATCTCCTTCTGTATCTGATAAGAAGATGGTATAACCGTGAGCTTTCATGTAATGCTCAATACCTTTAACAACTGTTGGAAAGAAAAGGTTTGCTATACTAGGTACAATGACGCCTATGGTATAGGTTTTGTTTCTAATCAAACCTCTTGCCAACATGTTTGGGGTAAAGTTAAGTTCTTCTATGGCTTTCTCTACCTTGATTTTAGTTGATTCCTTAACTGGATAATTTTTGTTCATTACTCTTGAAACTGTGGTGATAGACACACCTGCTCTTTTGGCTACATCTTGAATGGTTACTTTGTTTTTTTCCATATTCATCCCTCTTTTTTAGAAAACCTTTTCTATTTTTATTATAGAACTTCCGAATCTATAAGTCAATTGGATATATTTGATGAATCCATTTCTCTGGTTTTATAGAGAATTGCTTAGAAAATATTTTCTAAAAGAATGAGTATTTTTCTACTAATTAAAAACTAAATTATTTCTTACAAACTAATCTTGTTAGATTAAAACGGATAAATAAACATAAAAAAGCTGACTCACAACAGAACTTATTTCTATTGTGAATCAGCTTTCTTTATCCTTTTAATCCAAATAGTGAACCATGGTATCTACAATAATTTCAAGTATTTCTTCTTCTAATTCAATGTTAAGTGTTTTAGTAATATCTCTCGATGAATCAAGAATTAAATCTTTATTAACATCCTCCCCTAATTCTTGTAGCTCTATGATTATCTTTTTGATTATGGTAGTTATCTTTTTGACAACTTCATCATCATAAATAGCACCAGCAATACTCAATCCTAAGATAACCTGTTGATATAGTTCATCCCTTTTTTCTATCTTTGGTGCAATATATCTTAAATATAAAACTAATGATCCTACTGTTATCAATGCTGCAAGTACATACCAATTAATAGCATCAAAAAACTCCATACTTCACCTCTTCCCTCAACTTTGCTTTAATATTTTATATCTCCTATCCCTCTCTTGTAGTCACACGATTAATCATCTCAAAGAATAGCCATAGAGGTGTTGGTTCCATGAGGTCTTTCTCACACCAACCATCCACATCTTTAATCAAATCTTTTTCCCCTAAGCTACGTATTGCTTCTATTCCAATCTTTTGTTGCCAACTCATCTTAACATCATCTCCTCTATTTACACTGCCAAAGTACTTTTTAATATCATCAACAAATAATTCCCATCCTTCATCAAGTATCTTGTGTGGACAATATTTACCTGTCCACTCTTTATGGGGTACAACGTTCTGAATACTTTCAACATTATTGAATAACCAAACTATTAACTTAACTGCATTACTTCGTGCCCTGGCCCAATCAATACCTTCCTGTTCACATATCTCAATACCTATTGATGATCTGTTACCTTTACCATAGGTCCCATCACCAGCATGCCAAGCTGATTCATTGATAGGTAATTCCTGAATAATTTGCTTATCATCCACAGTAAAGTGCCAACTCACATACGAAGTCGTATCGTCTACATATTCGGTATGCACTTCAGCATCAGCACCTTTATTGCTATTACCTGTATTATGTACAGTGATAGAAGTCGGGTTCATTGGATATTGTGGTCTTGAGGTTTTATTTGATATAGGTATTAAATCAGCTCTAAAGGGAACTCCATATATTTCATCGTTTTGTATGACTACTTTTTCAATCATACTATCACCTACCCCTAAATTTTGTTGTTTTCATTAATTTATCAATTTGCATTTAGTGAGCTCACTCTTGTGCTCCTTTAATTTTTTGTTCTAGTGAATGGGTACGGTGTTTCAGTAACATAGGTATCTTTATACCAGTTAGTTACTTTTTTCATTTGCCCAAGAGCATAAGCTGTAGTTCCATTATAATAAGATGGATCAACTCTTAACCATAACTGAATTTTATCACCTTTACTAACGACTTGATTGAAATCCTCCAGATAATGGGCATCCCAGGGTTCGGCAGATATAGCATTTGATTTCGTTACCGGTCCTACTAAAATCCCATTGAGTCCAAAAGAAGCATTCGATTTACTAATACCACTAGACGCCCAACACCACGTTGTGGCTCTAACTACAAATAACCCACTTTCAGTTGCTTCTATCTCTCTCGATAAATACCAATCTCCAGAGTTGGTAGAACCTCGTGTTTCCATCCCAGAAGGAAAACTAAAAATTCTAACAATACCAGAGTTATCTGGGGTGATTAAAGAATTTTTAAAACATTCAACCCACTCACTACCGCTCCATACCCATGCATTTTTTAATTCAACCCAAGCACTACCATTCCAATACCTACCATTCTTTATATCATCAAATGAAGTACTATCTCTAAATTTTATACTCATAACACTTCACCTTCTTTATATTTCAAACCAAATGTCATTGGTTTGTGGTGATAAAGGTGCAGAAGTAGATACTGTTATTTTAGGCTGTTTAGTATTTTCAATATAAATACGTTTATCTGTATTGTTATTAAATGTGAATGCATCTCCAGCACTTCCAACTTGAAGACATCCATCAGTTCTAAATATGCCTGTACCACAGTATATTCCGCTTGTAAAAGCGTTTGTATCATTTAGTCTGAGCAATGAATCATGCATTCTTATTGCTTCTTTGCCATCCCCATATATGTGGTTGTGAACATCTATTCCATCTGAATTTATTTCATTACCGTTACAAATAATTCTTCCTTTTATATCTAAATCTCCATATACTTTTGTTGAGTCTAAATTAGCCATACCATCACCTCAATATCCTTCTACAAATTTATTGGCGAAAACAATTCCATCATTGCTGACCTGTAAATGATTCATCATACAATTATATTCTAGAGCTACCTCCTCATCAGATAGGGCTCTATCAAAGATTTTTAAATAGTGTATGGTACCAATAAACTCATTTGTCGTCAATGAAGGAGTTGATCCATCAGCAGATACTCCTCTGTCCCCGACTCCTAAACCATAGTTATCTGTGTCCATTGGCACAAACCCTCTTGCTCCACCAGTTATAGTTTGTTTCTGTTGATTCACCCATAAATAATCTTCATCGTTATTCCAAACACTTGCTACAAATGTCTTTTCATTAGGTGTAACAGCTAACGAGCCATCCCATCTCCAATCTGGGTTAATAGCTCTTTGAAAAACGTGACCAGATGAAATACGCCATTCGTACATTTTCTCTTTACAAGCTATTATTGCTTCACTTTCTACAGATTCAAATGTTATGACTGCTACCATAGAAACATGACCACTTTTTGGCTGTAAGGATTCGTTATCAGCACATGCCATTGCTACATTTCCATCAAAGTAGACATTATCTGTTTTTATTACTGCTCCATAATTAGTAAGATGATTTCCACTACCACTATAATCCTTTACATCTCCATTTAGCGGGTAAAACGCCATAAGTGAGTCATCAACAATACCGACTTCACTGATATTATTAGCCTCCACACTCCCCTTATCAGTTACTTCAAAGTTATCCTTAGTAAACATTGTACTTTGACCAACATGATCTACGTTATAAAACTTGATATTTTTAAACAATGTTGTTGCACCAGTTGCATTTCGATTCATTAAAAATCCTACTCTTATATATTCCGTGCCATATCTCATACTACTTACTGATGGTGTTGTTGACGTATACGCAGCTCTAAATTGCCAGTTATCTAAATCCGTTGCTAAATTACCTCCACCAATATAACTATAAGAACCTCCTGCATAGGAGTTACATGCTTTGCTACCCGCCGGTATTGTAACACCACTATAGGTAGTTTGTAGTCGAATTCTATTGTTGGTTTTATCCACTTCTACAATAGATTGATGCCTCGTTGAGTAAGTATATGCAGGATAATCATCGGAATCAAGCCACATGGATAATGATTTAGCATGATGATAATTCGTAGTACTATCATCCCACCAATTAGTAGTATCTGATAAATACACCCAATCATCACCTGCTTTTAAGTCTTGTGCTAATGTTGTATATGTGTTGGGGTAATGAGCTACATCCCAGTGGTTAATAAATCTCTTATTCTTATCATAACAAGCCATAAAAAAGTAATATTTAGATGTGACATCCTTCCCTTTAATCATTCCCTCTAGTTTATATTTATCCCATGAATCAAGTCCATTCCCATTTATTTTTATAAATTCATCAGTACTAAATCCCGTTGCTCCACTGTTTTTTGAAAAAGCTCCTTCCGTAGAATCATAAGTGCAATTTGCAGAAGTCCAGTTTGTAATGTCTCCAAATTCGCCACACCCATTAAGGACTAAATTAGTATTTCGTATAGATTCATCCCAAGCCGAGTTTATCTGTATATTATCACAATGAAAATTAGCTTTATCATCAATTTCAGCTCTAGTCTCATACAAATCCAGTACATCCTCTGATGACAATGCAGTAGCATATATTCTAGCATCATCTAATTCTCCACCATGACCACCATAACTTGTAGACCAAGCAGAACCAACATAATATTTTCTAAATGTTTCTAGATGATAAATATTGGACACATTATGAGTACCACAAACTACACCATCTACATACTGAATCAGGTCACCAGTATCTCCATCATATGTAATAACCCAATTATGCCAATTACCATCGTAAATACCATAATTCCCTTCAGTCCAAGCAGTATAATTACTAGAATCATAGTAATAAATAAGACCACTACGTTCATTTATACCAGATGAAGGACCCATTGCACATAAATTTGCCCATCCAAAAGGATAAATATTATTTGTACTTTGTCTTGATTTATCTCCTTTGATCCATGCACATATTGTAAACTGTTTAGGAACATAAAGAGCTTTTTTACTTATTATATTTCTATATACGCCATCAACTGTAACTTGGTTATCATAGCTATAGCATCCCTTTCCTAGCTTACTATTTGTAGTCCACTGAGGAGGAAGTCCTGCATCAGGAGATGTGAGTTCACCATCGTTCCCAAAGCCACTTATATCTCTGATTGTATTATAATCTCTTATATCTTCTGTAAACGGAGTATTATGGTCATTCTCTTCTATTTGAAGATTTTCTATCACTATAGTATCCCCTGCTTTTGTATCTAAAGGATTATGAAAAATCCAATTACTTGATGCATGAGTATACTCACAAACAAATTCAAAA comes from the Vallitalea okinawensis genome and includes:
- a CDS encoding LacI family DNA-binding transcriptional regulator — translated: MEKNKVTIQDVAKRAGVSITTVSRVMNKNYPVKESTKIKVEKAIEELNFTPNMLARGLIRNKTYTIGVIVPSIANLFFPTVVKGIEHYMKAHGYTIFLSDTEGDAKEERKIITTLMDRQVDGIIIIDPRNENIKNGYLEEVTKKIPLVVINGYSKGIKCHFVLNDQEMGTYDALNYLLECGHKNVAFLRGKDSYSYDLKEKVYYDIHEKHEMVINQENVVIIEDGNSIQTSDLSMAAVMKRLESNNPPSAIFACNDTMAVGAMNGIKKAGLRVPEDVSIIGYDNTMISQLTEPKLTTVDQNMYELGQKSARRLHEIMKDKNESFMRIVLENSLIKRDTVTILNQD
- a CDS encoding peptidoglycan recognition protein family protein; the encoded protein is MIEKVVIQNDEIYGVPFRADLIPISNKTSRPQYPMNPTSITVHNTGNSNKGADAEVHTEYVDDTTSYVSWHFTVDDKQIIQELPINESAWHAGDGTYGKGNRSSIGIEICEQEGIDWARARSNAVKLIVWLFNNVESIQNVVPHKEWTGKYCPHKILDEGWELFVDDIKKYFGSVNRGDDVKMSWQQKIGIEAIRSLGEKDLIKDVDGWCEKDLMEPTPLWLFFEMINRVTTREG
- a CDS encoding LamG-like jellyroll fold domain-containing protein encodes the protein MGLIAHYPLNGDLTDYSGKNNHLTYYNNSGKLNNNDSGKIGKCYERKEMNDGTDYLRSERKVLLDGDFTFACWVKSSLYHSGTANGLVTNHSHTDYTGAGITLKHISNTDVRISCNTGTGTNRTYHSYYGTTNIHNKWSHLVMRYEKDKMEFTLWVNGEIEKTQSYDMKCVSDYICLFAWSTSNLGGSHYRPACKMNDVRVYDEAISDQEIKELAKAKILHYTFNQFVEPTENIVTNNTISAYATYHNLIRNGHNFIMVMNSSSQYLTLTISEYTLSNKTLAISGYFKKNGVYMAFPYRAPTTYSGIVHHSYIDPYTGYFEFVCEYTHASSNWIFHNPLDTKAGDTIVIENLQIEENDHNTPFTEDIRDYNTIRDISGFGNDGELTSPDAGLPPQWTTNSKLGKGCYSYDNQVTVDGVYRNIISKKALYVPKQFTICAWIKGDKSRQSTNNIYPFGWANLCAMGPSSGINERSGLIYYYDSSNYTAWTEGNYGIYDGNWHNWVITYDGDTGDLIQYVDGVVCGTHNVSNIYHLETFRKYYVGSAWSTSYGGHGGELDDARIYATALSSEDVLDLYETRAEIDDKANFHCDNIQINSAWDESIRNTNLVLNGCGEFGDITNWTSANCTYDSTEGAFSKNSGATGFSTDEFIKINGNGLDSWDKYKLEGMIKGKDVTSKYYFFMACYDKNKRFINHWDVAHYPNTYTTLAQDLKAGDDWVYLSDTTNWWDDSTTNYHHAKSLSMWLDSDDYPAYTYSTRHQSIVEVDKTNNRIRLQTTYSGVTIPAGSKACNSYAGGSYSYIGGGNLATDLDNWQFRAAYTSTTPSVSSMRYGTEYIRVGFLMNRNATGATTLFKNIKFYNVDHVGQSTMFTKDNFEVTDKGSVEANNISEVGIVDDSLMAFYPLNGDVKDYSGSGNHLTNYGAVIKTDNVYFDGNVAMACADNESLQPKSGHVSMVAVITFESVESEAIIACKEKMYEWRISSGHVFQRAINPDWRWDGSLAVTPNEKTFVASVWNNDEDYLWVNQQKQTITGGARGFVPMDTDNYGLGVGDRGVSADGSTPSLTTNEFIGTIHYLKIFDRALSDEEVALEYNCMMNHLQVSNDGIVFANKFVEGY